The bacterium DNA segment CAGTTCCACCGGCGGAGATGCCGGCCGCCTGCGCACGAGGTCGAGCGCTGCGTTCGTCGCGATGCGGTAGAGCCAGGTCGAGAACGCGGCGTCCTCGCGGAAGCGCGGCAGGGCCTGGTAGACGCGCACGAAGGCATCCTGCGCGGCATCGGAGGCATCCTCGCGGTTCCCCGTTATCCGGTAGGCCAGATTGTAGATCCGGTCCTGGTGGAGGCGAACCAGCAGATCGAACGCTTCGATCTCGCCGGCGCGGGAGCGGTTGATCAGGTCACGTTCATCAGGGGTCACTCAGGTCTCCTCGCCTGCATCCTATCAACCTTTAGACGGGACCGCGAGGAAAAGGTTCCCGCCGCCGGACCTGCGCAGGAAGCGCGCATCGTAATCCTGCAATTCGAAGGAGGAGGAGGATTCCCGCTTCACCGAGATGCGTATCTCTGGGTATCGAGTCGCTTGTCCACACTACACGCTGCTTTCCCGAAACAACTTCCGTACTTGAGCCGGTGTGAGCAATTTTGAGCAGACGGTTACTCCCTGCCATGTTACTTCTCGCTTGGATGAGGTGATCGCGACGGGAGTTGCGAGGTCTGCCTTGGGCGAAGGGGCCGGAGCGGTGGGGTATGATCAGGCCCTGGCACATATCAAAGCCACATTGAGGTCCATCATATGAGAAGCAGGAAGCCCTTGCGGTTCGGTCTTCAGGCCTTCCTCGAGAGCCGCGGGGATGGACAGCGCATTATGGCGCTCCAAAAGCAGCAAGCTCTCTTCGCGCAA contains these protein-coding regions:
- a CDS encoding sigma-70 family RNA polymerase sigma factor, translated to MTPDERDLINRSRAGEIEAFDLLVRLHQDRIYNLAYRITGNREDASDAAQDAFVRVYQALPRFREDAAFSTWLYRIATNAALDLVRRRPASPPVELSADYRASDDPEAAANRREVTRRVHAALGYLTVEYRTAVVLRDLQGLAYDEIARILQVPLGTVRSRLARGREAMRAQLTDLVSTEG